Within Conexibacter woesei DSM 14684, the genomic segment GTGCGGGCAGCTTCGAGCAGGTCTTGCCGTTGACCTTGACCTTCTTGTAGCTCTTGTCGAGGCAGAGCATCCCGCGGACGAAGTCGATCGGCGCGACCGTGCCGAACGTGCGCGAGGAGTTTCTCTGCGGCGCCAGCTCGCCGACGAGGATCGGCTTGGTGACGCCGGCCGTCTTCAGGCCCGCATACGCTCTCAGGTAGAGGTCGCGGTAGATCAGCGGGCTGGCGAGTCTGTTGCCCTGGTAGATCGGCTTCAGCAGCTTGCCGAGGTTCGGCTCGTTCCAGACCGACCACAGCTGCACCTTCGAGCCGTAGCGGCGGCCGACGGCCGTCGCGAACTTGCCGAACTCCGTCGCTGAGGGACGCGTCAGGCCCTCGGCGTCACGGCCGCCGGCGGTCGCCCAGCGCGGCGCGCCGCCGGTGATCGTCACCTGCACCAGCAGGCCGCGCTCACGCGCGCCGTCGATCGCGGCGTCGTAGTTCTCCCAGCCGCTGTAGGCGGCCGGGTCGGTCGCGTTGAACGACGGCTTCGTGCGCGAATCCGGCGACGGCGCGACCTCGCGCCAGCCGAGCTGGATGCGGATGCCGTCGGCGCCGAGGCTCTCGATCTCGTCGAGCGCTGCGCCCGGCGATCCTCTCGTCAGCTCACGCGGAGCCTCGACGGTCGTGAACTGCGAGCTGCTGGCGTTCGCGGCGACCGCTGGCACGAGCAGCGTGAGACCTGTGGCGAGGACGAGCAGGATCCGTTGGCGCACGAAGGCGACCTCCATTTCGGGTACGGGTCACCGCGCCGGAGCGCGATGGAGTCGAGCCCGCGTGCGGTCGACCGTGGCGGGCTCATGATGGTGCTAACGCGTCAAGGCATCGAAGGTAGCGGAGATGCACGACGGACCGCGTCTACGGCGCGAAGCGCGCGAGCGTCCCCGGGCCGGTGTATCTGCCGCCGTCCGGCGCCGTCCACTTGACACGGAACTTGCGGTTCTTCTTCATCGCGACCGAGCGCTTCCAGTAGCCGCTGGAGCCGAACCGCTGGGACGCGAGTCTGCGCCAGCCGCGGCCCGCGTCGGCGTACTCGATCGCGATCGTCCCGCCGCGATGCGCCTGCTTGCCGGGGCGCACGAGGCCCCACAGCGTCGCGCGCGTGCTCGTGCTCTTCTTCGCCACGACGACGAGCGGCAGGCGAAAGCTGTGCAGCGCCGGCTTCGGCTTGTCGCCCTTGTAGAGGAAGAGGCCGGACTCGAACGCACCGTACTCGTAGCCGGTGCCGCCGTCGTCTCTCAGCAGGTACTGCGAGAACGACTTCACGCGGGAGTTCCCGTATGCGATCCGCTCGGAGATCGAGCGGTAGTCCGACTGCGCCGGCAGCGAGACGCCGACGCGCTTGTCCGGGTAGCTCTGGACGCCGAACTCGGTGATGTAGATCGGCAGACGGCTCGGGATCGCGCCCGCACGCGCCGCCTTGTCGAGCGCGGAGACGAGCCGCGGCAGCACGCCGATCGTGACGTTGTCCGCGGGCGGGACGAGGAACGGCCCGGCCTTCGTCGAGTACGGGTGCATCGCGAAGCCCTGCGTCGGCAGCTTCGCGCAGCGCTTGCCGCGGACTCTTCTGTAGTTCGCGTCGAGGCAGAGCATCGAGCGCAGGAACCGCAGCGGAGCGATCGTCCCGATGTCGCGCAGCGAGTTGCCCTGCGGGGCCAGCTCGCCGAACAGGACCGGGGCGCGCACGCCGACGCCGCGGAGCGCCGAGTACGCCTTCGTGTAGAGGTTGCGGTAGACGGTCGCGCTCTCGTCGTTCGCGATCGGCTTGAGGAACTTGCCGAGGTTCGGCTCGTTCCAGATCGACCACCACGAGACTCTGCTGCCGTAGCGCCGCGCGACCGCGGTCGAGAAGCGCCCGAACGCGGTCGGGTCGGGACGCGTCAGGCCGTCGCGCTTGGACGTCGCCCAGTCGGGCGCCGGGCCGCCGAGCGTCACCTGGACCTTGAGCCCGCGCTCGCGCGCGCCCGCGATCGCGGCGTCATAGCGCGCCCAGGCGCCGTCGGGGTAGGCGTTCGGGTTGCTCGCGTTGAACGACGGCGCGCGGCGGTTGTCGGGCTTGGGCGCGACGTTGCGCCAGCCGACCTGGATCCGGATCGCGTCGGCGCCGAGATCGTCGATCAGCGACAGCCACACGCCCGGATCGCCGGACAGCAGCTCTCGGGGCGCTTCGACGGTCGTGAACTGCTTGCTGTTCGCGCTCGCCGACACGGCGGGCACGAGCAGGACGAGACTTGCGATGGCGGCGAGCAGGATCCGGTGGCGCACGATAGGCGGCCTCCTTCGGCTTTGGTTGCGGTTGGGCACTCCTGTAGCCAACCCGCGACGGCCCCGAAGGTTCCGCCGCGCGTCCGGGGGCCTACCCCTCCGCCGCGACCGCCGCCGCGTCGCCGCCGGCGACGATGTCGGGCAGCTCCTCGCCGGAGCTGCGCGGGCTGAGCGGCGAGCGTCTCGCGCTCGTCAGCTCCTCGGCGGTCACGTTGAGCGGGTGGTGGCACGCGGCGACGTGGCCGTTCGCGTACTCGGTCAGCTGCGGCTCGACCGCCGAACACACGTCTGTCGCGCGCGGGCAGCGCGTGCGGAAGCGGCAGCCGCTCGGCGGGTCGATCGGGTTCGGCGGCTCGCCCTCGACGACGAGCCGGCGGCGGGCGCGGTTCTGCCGCGGGTCCGGGATCGGGATCGCGCCGAGCAGGCCGACGGTGTACGGGTGGATCGGCTTGACGTACAGCTCCTCGGCCGGCGAGGACTCGACGATCTTGCCGAGGTACATCACCGCGATCCGGTCCGAGACGTGTCGCACGACCGACAGGTCATGGGCGACGAAGACGTACGACAGCCCGAACTCGTCCTGCAGGTCGTCGAGCAGGTTGATCACCTGCGCCTGGATCGAGACGTCGAGCGCGGAGACCGGCTCGTCGAGCATCATCAGCTTCGGCTCGACCGCGAGCGCCCGCGCGACGCCGATCCGCTGCCGCTGGCCGCCGGAGAACTCGTGCGGGAAGCGGTTGACGTGCTCGGGGTTGAGCCCGACCCGCTCCAGCAGCTCGCGCACGCGCGCGTCGGCGTTCTTGCCCTTGACGCCGTGCAGCGTCAGCGGCGCGGAGACGATCTGCCCGACGCGCTTGCGCGGGTTCAGCGACGCCTGCGGGTCCTGGAAGACCATCTGCAGCTCGCGCCGCACCGGGGCGAGCGCTCTGCGCCCCGCTCTCGTGATGTCTCTGCCGCGGAAGCGGATCACGCCGTCGGTCGGCTCCAGCAGCCGCACGATCGAGCGCGACAGCGTCGTCTTGCCGCAGCCGGACTCGCCGACGATGCCGAGCGTCTCGCCCTCGTGCAGCACGAGCGAGACGTCGTCGACGGCGTGCACGTGCCCGATCGTGCGGTCGACGATCACGCCGCTCTTGATCGGGAAGTAGAGCTGCAGGTGCTCGACCTCCAGCAGCGGCGCTCTCTCGCCCGCCGCCGTCATGCCACGACCTCTTTGGTCGCGAGCCCGATCTCGCCGTCGCCGATGTCGCGCAGCCGCCGCTTGTCCTCCAGCCCCAGCCAGCAGCGGTCGCAGTGGCCGGGCTTGGCCGGGTCGCGCACCTCCAGCAGCGGCTTCTCGGTGCACTTGTCGAACTCGTGCGGGCAGCGCGGGCGGAAGTGGCAGCCCGCGGGCGCGTTCAGCAGCGACGGCGGCAGCCCCGCGATCGCCGGCAGGCGCCCGGGGCGGTCGCGGTCGATCCGCGTGATCGAGCCGAGCAGACCCCACGTGTACGGGTGCTGCGGGTCGTAGAACAGCTCGTCGAGCGTGCCCTGCTCGACGATCCGGCCGCCGTACATGACGGCGACCCGATCGGCGATCTCGGCGACGACGCCGAGGTCGTGCGTCACGAGGATCACGCCGGCGTTCGTCTCCCTGCGCAGCTCGTCGAGCTCTCTGAGGATCTGCGCCTGGATCGTCACGTCGAGCGCGGTCGTCGGCTCGTCGGCGATCAGCAGCTCCGGCGAGCACGACAGCGCCATCGCGATCATCACGCGCTGGCGCATGCCGCCGGAGAACTCGTGCGGGTAGGAGCGCAGCCGCTCGGCCGCGCGCGGCACGCCGACGCGCTCCATCAGCTGCACGGCGCGGTCGAGCGCCTGCGCCTTGTGGACGTGCTCGTGCGCGCGGATCTGCTCGACGATCTGGTCGCCGATCCGCTGGACGGGGTTCAGCGCCGTCATCGGGTCCTGGAAGATCATCGCGATCTGCTTGCCGCGGATCTTGCGCAGGTCGTTGTCGGAGGCGCCGATCAGCTCGGTCTCCCCCAATCTCGCGGTGCCCTCGAAGCGCGCGTTCGGGGAGCGTGTGAGCCCCATCAGCGACATCCCGGTCACGGTCTTGCCGGACCCGGACTCGCCGACGATCGCGAGCACCTCGCCGCGGTCGACGTGGAAGGAGACGCTGTCGACCGCCTGCAGAACGCCCTCCTCAGTGCGGAAGGAGACGCGCAGGTCGTCGACGTCGAGCAGTCGTTCGGCTTCGGTCATTCGAGTATCAGCCCGTCAGTCGGATGCGGGGGTCGAGGAAGGCGAATATGACGTCGGTCACGGCGCTCAGGATCACCACGGCGAACGCGCCCAGCATGACGACGACGAGCACCGGCGGCACGTCGAGGGACTGGATCGCTTCGGCAGCGTACTGGCCCACGCCCTGGAGATTGAAGACCGACTCGGTCAGGATCGCGCCGCCGCCGATCACGGCGGCGAAGTCGAGGCTCCACAGCGAGATGATCGGGATCATCGAGTTGCGCAGCACGTGCCGGACCATCACCCGCTTCTCGCTGATCCCCTTCGCGCGCGCGGTGCGGACGTAGTCCTCGCTCATCGTGTCGAGCACGTTGGAGCGCAGCACGCGCGAGTAGACGCCGATGAACAGCACCGACAGCACGCACCACGGCAGGATCATGTGGTAGAGCCAGTCGATCGGGTCCTCCGTCAACGGCACATAGCCGCCGTTGGGGAAGAGCGTGATCTTGAACGCGAGGAAGTACAGCGCGACGGCGCCGAGCAGGAAGACCGGCGTCGAGACGCCGATCAGCGCGAGCACCGTCAGCGCGCGGTCGGTGAAGCGACCGGCCTTGATCGCGCTGAAGAGGCCGAAGACGACGCCGAAGAAGAGCCAGATGATGCCGGCGCCGATCGACAGCGACAGCGTCGCGGGCAGCGCGGCCTTGACCTGGTCGAGCACGTTGAGCTGCTGCGTGTAGGAGATCACCTCGCCCGAGAAGATCTTCTCCATCGTCGTCAGGTACTGCTGCCAGAGCGGATCGTCGAACCCCCACGACTGGCGGATCTGCGCGATCTGCTCCGGCGTCGCGAGGCGTCCCGCCATCCGTACGGCGGGGTCGCCGTTGGGAATCGCCTGGAAGATCAGGAACGTCAGGACGGAGATCGCGAACATCACGAGCACCATCGAGATCAGGCGGCGCACGACGAAGCGGACCATCAGTGCTCCACCATCACTTCCATCGGGTCGTCTCTGACCTTCTCGGTGATCCTGACTCTCGCGCGCGGGTCGAGCGCGTCGCGCACGCCATCCCCGAAGACGTTGATGCCCAGGACGCAGAGCACGAGCATCGCGCCCGGGACGAAGGTCAGGTGGATCGCGCTCGGGATCAGCCGGATGCCGTCGGAGATCATCGTCCCCCACGACGGGTTCGGCGGCTGGATGCCGGCGCCGAGGTACGACAGCGCCGCCTCCAGCAGGATCGCGTTGGCGACCATCAGCGGCAGGAAGACGATCAGCGTCGATGCGACGTTCGGCAGGATCTCTCTCGCCATGATCCGCAGCGAGCTGGCGCCCTGCACGCGCGCGGCGTCGACGAACTCCTTCTCGCGCAGGCCGAGCACCTGCCCGCGAATCGGCTTCGCGACGTACGGGATGTAGACGATCCCGATGATCACCGCCGGGACGTAGAGCGAGTTCCCGCTCAGCGAGATCGGTCCTATCGTCATGCCGCCGAGCGCCAGCGAGGTGCCGAGCGCGATGCCGAGCAGCACGACGGGATACGCCCAGATCAGGTCGAGCAGGCGTGCGAGCACGCCGTCGACCATGCCGCGGAAGAAGCCCGCGACGATTCCGATGATCGTCGCCAGCAGCATCGTGATCAGCGTCGCGACGAAGCCGACCTGGAGCGAATTGCGTCCGCCGTAGAGCAGGCGGACCGCGAGGTCGCGGCCGTTCTGGTCGGCGCCGAGCAGGAATCTGCCCTGCCAGGTCGGCCCGATCGGCAGGCCGGCGGGTGAGACGACGTCCTTCTCGGTGCCGCGCACGTCGACCTGCTCGGTCACGTGGTTGTCGTTGGGGCCCGTCTGCGCGACGTGGTCCGCGTACAGCGGCGCCGCGAGGCACAGCAGCACGATCACGAGGAACAACGCGCCGAATGCGAGCGCGACCTTGTTGCGCCGCAGCCGGCGGAATCCGAGTCTGTACGGCCCGATCCCGGCAGTGGGCTCTCCGTCAGGCCCGGCGGCGACTGGGAAGTCGCCGCCTGCCTGACGGATCGCGCCGGTGCCGGTGGTGTCGGGCGTTGCGGGGTCTATTGCCACCGGTGAACGCCTCTACTTCAGCGAGAGGGTGGACCAGTCGTTGAAGTACAACGGGTGGAACACCGAGTCGAAGTTCAGCTTGTCGGAGAAGAACTTCGGCACGCTGATCGAGCCGAACACCGCGTTGTACGCTCTCTGCGCGGTGTACTCGTCGAGTGCTCTCCATTCGTCGGCGACGCTGTCCAGCTCGGTCGCGGGGACGGCGTTGAGTCTCAGAAGCTCTCTCTGGATGTGCGGGTCGTCGACCTTCGAGAAGTTCTGGTTGTTGGTCGGCTGGATCGAACGGGCGTCGAGCAGCAGATAGAAGTCCGACGGGTTCGGGAAGTCCTGCAGCCAGTTCGCGAAGCCCGTCTGCGGATCCGTTCTCTCGTTGCCGATCGTCGGGAAGTAGACGGTGTCGGCGATGATTCTCTGCTGCGCGTCGAAGCCGATTCTGTTGAGCATGTCGGTGTAGTAGTCGACGTACTCCTTGCGCGGGCTGCGCTCCTGGCCCCAGACGACGACTCTGGTGCCTTCGAGGCCCTCGTCGCTGATGATTCTGCGCGCGCCCTCGATGTCCGGCGTGTCGCCGTACGGGCACTCCGCGTCGGGGTGGCCGACGATCCCCTCGGGGATGAAGAAGCAGCTCGGCGAGAAGAACCCGCTGGAGAGCCGCACGAGCGCGTCGCGGTCGAGCGCCATGTTGACGGCTTCGCGCGCCTTCTGGTTGTCGAACGGCGGCTTGGTCGTGTTGAGGAAGAAGTAGAACGTCGACGGCACCGGCTTGCGCGCGAAGCGATCTCTCGCCTGGCTCTCGATCTGCGGCAGCAGCGCCGGCGGCAGCGTGTCACCCGGGTCGAAGATGTCGGCCTGGTTGTTGAGCACCTGCTGCGCCTCGGAGTTCGTGTTCGACACGATTCTCACGTTTATCGCGTCGAGGTTGCCGAGCGGGATGTCGGGGATTCTGAACGCGGCGAACGCCGGGTTTCTTCTGACCGTGAACGAACGGTTCGGGACGACGTCGGTCAGCATGTACGCGCCGACGCCGGGAGGCGGATCGGCCGACAGGTTTCTGATCGGCGTGCCGCTCGGGACGAGCGCCAGCGCCGGGAACGCGAGCACGTTGGAGAACGCGCCGTACGCCTCTCTCAGTCTGATCGTGATTCTGCCGGTCGCGTCGCTGGCAGTGATGCCGGAGACTCTTCTGGCTCTGCCTTCGTCGAACTCCTGCGCGCCGACGACGTAGTTGGTGACGAACGATCTGCCGCCCCACGGGATCTTGATCATGCGCTCGACGGAGTACGGGAAGTCAGTCGCTCTGACGGGCGTGCCGTCGGAGTATCTGAGGTCTCTGCGCAGCGTGAAGTCGTACGTTCTGCCGTCCTGGCTGATTCTCGGCAGCGCGTCGGCGAGGCCCGGGATCAGCTCCGTGCCGGCCTGGCCCTCCTCGTGCCGGTAGGTCAGGAGACCCGTGTAGCTGATCCAGTGCGGCTCGACCGCCTGGGTCGTGTACGCCAGCTGCGGGTCGAGGTAGTCGGGCGCTGTGCCCATGAGCACCGTCGCGGTGCCCCCCTGTCTTGCCCCTCCGGTGGTCGCGCCGCCGCCACCCGATGTGGTGGATGCCGACGTCGAACCGCCGTCGTCGTCTCCGCCGCACGCAGCGACGGTCACCGCGAGCGCCAGTGCGACCAGCATCGCACCGACGATCCGTGCCCACGTCCTCATGTAGAGCCCTCCTCGTCGTGTAGCTCTCTGTTGAGCTTTTCCTCCGGGCGAGCAATCTAGTCCCCCTCCACTGCGTGAACTGGGCGCGATCAGTTGTTGTTGAGTTGTTGAATTGTGTGCACCAGGTTATGGCGCGAGCAGAGGGTTTGTGCGGGGATTTTCGGGGTAGACGCGGGCGTTCAGGAGGGTGAGGCGTTCACCCATCTGCCGCGGGTGAAGCGGACGAGTGTCAGCAGCAGACGCGCGGCGATCAACGCGACGAGACCGACCCAGACGCCGACGATCCCCCAGTCGAAGACGAGCGAGGCGAGCGCGATCGGCGCCCACACGCCGAGCGCGGCGGCGAGCATCGACCACATCAGGAAGCGCGAGTCGCCGGCGCCGATCAGGATCCCGTCGAGCGCGAAGACCGCGCCGGCCGCCGGCTGCATCAGCGCGAACAGCCACCAGACCGCGCGCGTCCGCTCGATCACCGCCGGATCGTCGGTGAACGCCTGCGGCAGCACGCTGCCGAGCGCGAGCATGACCGCCCCGAGCAGACCACCGAATGCGACCGACCACCAGATCATCCGCGTCGAGGCGGCGTGCGCCTCGAATGCCCGCCCCGCGCCGAGCGCGCGGCCGACGATCACCTGCGCGGCGATCGCGACGGCGTCGAGGATCAGCGCCAGGAACGCCCACAGCTGGAAGGCGATCTGGTGCGCGCCGAGTGACGCGGTGCCGAAGCGCGCGATCACCGCGCTCGCGAGCGCGAACGAGCCGGTCAGTGCGGCGGTGCGGACGAACAGGTGGCCGCCGACGTGCGCGAGCCGGCCGATCGCGGCGCGGTCGGGCCGGCGGGAGTCGGCGGGCGCGCGCAGCAGGTGCCACGCGAACGCGGCGCCCATCCCGGCCTGCGCGATCGCGGTGCCGATCGCCGAGCCGTCCAGGCCCCAGCCGAAGCCGTAGACGAACAGCAGGTCGAGCACGACGTTGACGCCGTTGGCGGCGATCACGATCCGCAGCGGCGTGCGCAGGTCGGCGGTGCCACGCAGGTAGCCCTGGCCGGCGAGCGCGATCAACGCGAACGGCAGCCCGAGCGCGGCGATCCGCAGGTAGCTGACGGCGAAGCCGGCGGTCTCCTCCTCGCCGCCGAAGAGCGCGACGGCAGGCTCCGCGAGCGCGACGATCGCGAGCAGCAGCGCCAGCCCGATCGCGCTTGCGAGCCACAGCGCCTGCGCCGCGATCCGCCCCGCCGCGCGCTCGTCGCCGGCGCCGTGCAGCCGCGCGACCTGCGCCGTCGTGCCGTACGCGAGGAAGTTGAAGAGCGTGAAGCTCGTCGTCAGGATCACGCCCGCGATCCCGAGCGCCGCGAGCTGCGGCGTGCCGAGGTGACCGACGATCGCGGTGTCGACGAGCAGGTAGAGCGGCTCGGCGGCGAGCGCGCCGAGCGCCGGCAGCGCGAGCCGCACCATCTCGCGGTCGCTGGCGTGGATGCGCGGCACGGGGCGGCATCGTGTCACTAGGGTGCGCGACGTGACCGGCTCCCCCACACCCCGCCGCGTCTTCGTGACCGGAGCGCGCGGCTTCATCGGCGCCGCGATCGCCGACCGCTGCCGCGCGGCGGGCGCGGAGGTGCGCGGCGTCGACCAGGTCGCCGACCGCGCGCTCGGCGTCGTCGCCGGCGACGTCGCGACGCCGGGCGAGTGGCAGCGGCACGCGGCCGGCTGCGACCTCGTCGTGCACACGGCGGCGGTCGTCTCCAACGCGCTCGGGCAGGACGCCTCGTGGCGCGTGAACGTGCTCGGCACCCGCCAGGTGCTCGACGCCGCCGTGCGCGGCAGCGCCGCGCGCTTCGTCCACCTCTCCTCCGTGCGCGCGTTCTCCGACCTCGGCTTCCCCGCCGGCGTCGACGAGCGGCACCCCGTCCGCACCGACGGCGCCGCGTACGTCGACACGAAGATCGCCAGCGAGCACGTCGTCCTGCAGGCGCACGCGGCCGGCGAGCTGGCGTGCACGATCGTGCGGCCGGGCGACGTCTACGGGCCGGGCTCGCAGCCATGGGTCGTCAAGCCGCTGGAGCTGATCCGCAAGCGCACGTTCGCGCTGCCGGCGCTCGGCCGCGGCCGCTTCAGCCCCGTCTACGTCGAGGACCTCGTCGACGGGATCGTCCTCGCCGCGGCGGCGCCGGCGGCCGGCGGGCAGGTGCTGACGCTGTCCGGCGCCGCGACCGTCTCGACGCGCGAGTTCTTCGCCCACCACCACCGCTGGCTCGGCGTCCGCGGGCCGCTGCTGCTGCCGACGCCGGTCGCGCTGGCGATCGCCCACTCGGCGGCCGGCGTCAACCGCGTGCGCCGCGTCGAGTCGGAGGTCAACCCGATCTCGATGCGCTACTTCGCGCGGCGCGGCGGCTACTCGATCGCGAAGGCCCGCGCGCTGCTCGGCTACGACCCGGCGGTGACGCTCGAGGACGGCATGCGGCGAACCGAGGCGTGGGTGCGCGCCAACGCGCTCGTGTGACGAACACCGCATGCGACGCTCGCTTCGCGGGTAGCTGATTGAACGTGACCGACAGACTCGGTCATGCAATCAATTGAGGAGGAATCGCACATGCTGTGGCTCATCTTGGGAATCGTGCTGCTCATTCTCGCCATCGCTGGTGGCGCGATCGTCAACCCGATCCTGTTCGTCCTCGGCATCGTCGCGATCGTGGTCTTCCTGACCGGCTGGCGCGGCCGCAGCGCGGCGGTCTGACCGGCGCGACGGCCCGCGCGTCACTCGTCGTGCGGGCCGTTCTTGGGCTCGAAGGTGACCTCGACGCGCGCGCCCTCCTTGCGCTCCTCGACGCGCGCGGAGGCGCGCATCGCCTTCACGTCGGCGGAGGTGACGGGGTCGAACAGCCCGCGCGGCCACAGCCTGCGCACGCGCACGACGTTCGCCTCGGCGGCGTAGAGCAGGATCTGGCCGCCGAGGTAGAGCCACGACAGCAGACCGATCACGATCGCGAAGAAGCCGTACGTCGCGCTCGCACGGGCGACGACCTTGTTGACGTAGATCGCGCCGAGCGTCTGCAGCGCCGCCCATCCGACCGCGGCCAGGAAGATGCCCATCCACAGGTCGCGCGTCGGGATCTCCTTGTGCGTCAGCAGCCGGAAGCTGGCCCAGAAGAGCCCAACGTCGAGCAGCAGCGTCAGCGCGAAGCCCGACGCCTTCACGCCGACGCTGTCGAGCCCGCCGACCAGCAGGCCGACGCCGACCGTGATCGCGATGTTGAGCGCGCCGAGCACGCCCAGGACCAGCAGGCCGCGCAGGCGGGCCATGAAGAAGTCGCGCCGCTCGCGGTGCGGGATGTCCCACACCTGGTCCATCGCGCGCTGCGCCGCGAGCGTCACGCCGAGCCCGGCCCACAGCGCGCCGAGCGAGCCGATCACGAGCGCCGCGGTGTCGCCTCTGAGCGCGCCGATCTGGATGTCCTCGCCGATCACGGGGAACTGGCCGAGCGTCGAGTCGACGATGCGGTCGTACCACTCCTGGTTGCCCGCGAGCACGTAGCCGAGCACGGTCACGAGCACGAGCAGCAGCGGGAAGATCGAGAAGAAGCCGTAGTAGGCGATCAGCGCCGCGAGGTGACCGGCCTGGTCGTCGGAGAACTTCTTCACGACCGCGAGCGGGAACCCCAGCACCGGCTTGCGGCGCTGGAGTCGGTCGAACGCACGCACGGGCCGCAGGAGATCCATTGGCGGAGTTGTACCCGGCGCGCCGGTCCGCGTGGGGCGCCGCGGTTGCGGGAAACGTGAGGCGATGGCCCGCACGCGACGCGTCGACTGCTCCGGTCCCGGGATCGCCCGGCTGCGCCGCGGCCGGGGCTTCAGCTACGTCGGCGCCGACGGCGAGCGGATCGAGGACGACGCGACCGTCGACCGCATCCGCGCGCTCGCGATCCCGCCCGCGTGGACGGAGGTGTGGATCTGCTCCGACCCGCTCGGCCACATCCAGGCGACCGGCGTCGACGCCGCCGGCCGCAAGCAGTACCGCTACCACGACGGCTGGCGCAGACGCCGCGACGCCGCCAAGTTCGACGCGATGGTCGCGTTCGCCCGCGCGCTGCCGGCGCTGCGACGACGGGTGCGCGACGACCTCCGCGGCGACGCGCTCGACCGCACGCGCGTGCTCGCCTGCTGCGTGCGGCTGCTCGACGTCGGCTTCTTCCGCATCGGCAGCGAGGACTACGCCGAGCAGAACGAGACGTACGGCCTGACGACGCTGCTGAGACGGCACGTCCGCTTCGACGGCGACGTGATCGTCTTCGACTACCCCGCCAAGGACGGCCTGCGCCGCGTGCAACAGGTGCTCGACGACGACGCCGCCGAGATCGTGCACGCGCTGAGGCGGCGGCGCGGCGGCGGGCCGGAGCTGCTGGCGTACAAGCAGCGGCGGCGCTGGGTCGACGTGAAGGCCGACGAGGTGAACGAGTACCTGAAGGACGCGGCCGGCGGCGACTTCACGGCGAAGGACTTCCGCACCTGGAACGCGACCGCGCTGATGGCCGTCGAGCTGGCGGTCCGCGCGGCCGACGCCGGCTCGCGCGCGTCACGCAGACGGATCGTGACCGCGTCGGTCAGAGCCGTCGCGGTGTTCCTCGGCAACACGCCGGCCGTCTGCCGCAGAAGCTACGTCGACCCGCGCGTGATCGACCGCTTCCAGTCCGGCCTCACGCTCGCCGCGGCGCTCGCCGCGCCGGCCGAGCCCGACCCCGACGAGCCCGCCGAGGTGCGGGCGGTCGATGAGCGCGTCCGCCACGCCGTGCTCGACCTGATCGCGGACGGCTGACTACTCAGTCGGCTTTTCAGTCGAACATGGCGCAAGATCGCTGATTGACGTTGGGAGACTCCCCGCCGTCATCGATCGACGGGAGTCACGGATGTCCAGCGGTTTTGGCAGACAAGCAGGGGCGATCGGAGGCGCCGTCGCGCTGTTCGCAGCGGTCGTGCTCGCGGCAGCGGCGCCGGCATCGGCAGCGACGCCGCCGAAGAAGATCTACGCGTGTGTGACGGAGGCGTACAACACACTGAACCTGACGACCAAGAACGGACACTGCCCGGACGGTCAGATCAAGGTCTCGTGGAGCGTCGAGGGCAACCCCGGGCCGCGCGGTCCGCAGGGCGACGCCGGGCCCAGAGGCGCTCCCGGGAGAAGAGGCAGAACCGGTCCCGCTGGTCCAGCTGGTCCCGCCGGTCCGCAAGGCCCGGTCGGCCCCGTCGGCCCCGCCGGCTCGGCCGACACGCCGGCCGAGGTGCTGGCGAAGCTGCTGCAGGTCGACGGCCCCGGCTCCGGCATCGACGCCGAGTTCCTCAACGGCCAGCCGGCGGGCTTCTACCAGCAGCGCGTCAGCGGCAGATGCCCGAGCGGCAACTACATGCAGGAGATCGCGGCCGACGGCACCGTCAGATGCGACAACCCGCTCAGAGCCCCGGTGAGAATCGT encodes:
- a CDS encoding glycoside hydrolase family 1 protein, yielding MRQRILLVLATGLTLLVPAVAANASSSQFTTVEAPRELTRGSPGAALDEIESLGADGIRIQLGWREVAPSPDSRTKPSFNATDPAAYSGWENYDAAIDGARERGLLVQVTITGGAPRWATAGGRDAEGLTRPSATEFGKFATAVGRRYGSKVQLWSVWNEPNLGKLLKPIYQGNRLASPLIYRDLYLRAYAGLKTAGVTKPILVGELAPQRNSSRTFGTVAPIDFVRGMLCLDKSYKKVKVNGKTCSKLPAQGFAMHPYSTQAGPFLRPSDQGNVVIGVLSRLTTALDKAAAAGAITGRLPLYLTEFGVQSAPDKLVGVPLDKQSDFRSIAERIAYLNPRVKSFSQYLLTDDDNPTGRAYGAFESGLYLNRGHKAKPSLHSFRLPLVVVPARGSTTRATLWGLVRPAKSSGSVTIEYKDRGAWRRLGSSRFSGSGYWTKPVSTNASRSWRVKWTSPEGTTYTGPATRARTKP
- a CDS encoding glycoside hydrolase family protein: MRHRILLAAIASLVLLVPAVSASANSKQFTTVEAPRELLSGDPGVWLSLIDDLGADAIRIQVGWRNVAPKPDNRRAPSFNASNPNAYPDGAWARYDAAIAGARERGLKVQVTLGGPAPDWATSKRDGLTRPDPTAFGRFSTAVARRYGSRVSWWSIWNEPNLGKFLKPIANDESATVYRNLYTKAYSALRGVGVRAPVLFGELAPQGNSLRDIGTIAPLRFLRSMLCLDANYRRVRGKRCAKLPTQGFAMHPYSTKAGPFLVPPADNVTIGVLPRLVSALDKAARAGAIPSRLPIYITEFGVQSYPDKRVGVSLPAQSDYRSISERIAYGNSRVKSFSQYLLRDDGGTGYEYGAFESGLFLYKGDKPKPALHSFRLPLVVVAKKSTSTRATLWGLVRPGKQAHRGGTIAIEYADAGRGWRRLASQRFGSSGYWKRSVAMKKNRKFRVKWTAPDGGRYTGPGTLARFAP
- a CDS encoding ABC transporter ATP-binding protein, with product MTAAGERAPLLEVEHLQLYFPIKSGVIVDRTIGHVHAVDDVSLVLHEGETLGIVGESGCGKTTLSRSIVRLLEPTDGVIRFRGRDITRAGRRALAPVRRELQMVFQDPQASLNPRKRVGQIVSAPLTLHGVKGKNADARVRELLERVGLNPEHVNRFPHEFSGGQRQRIGVARALAVEPKLMMLDEPVSALDVSIQAQVINLLDDLQDEFGLSYVFVAHDLSVVRHVSDRIAVMYLGKIVESSPAEELYVKPIHPYTVGLLGAIPIPDPRQNRARRRLVVEGEPPNPIDPPSGCRFRTRCPRATDVCSAVEPQLTEYANGHVAACHHPLNVTAEELTSARRSPLSPRSSGEELPDIVAGGDAAAVAAEG
- a CDS encoding ABC transporter ATP-binding protein — translated: MTEAERLLDVDDLRVSFRTEEGVLQAVDSVSFHVDRGEVLAIVGESGSGKTVTGMSLMGLTRSPNARFEGTARLGETELIGASDNDLRKIRGKQIAMIFQDPMTALNPVQRIGDQIVEQIRAHEHVHKAQALDRAVQLMERVGVPRAAERLRSYPHEFSGGMRQRVMIAMALSCSPELLIADEPTTALDVTIQAQILRELDELRRETNAGVILVTHDLGVVAEIADRVAVMYGGRIVEQGTLDELFYDPQHPYTWGLLGSITRIDRDRPGRLPAIAGLPPSLLNAPAGCHFRPRCPHEFDKCTEKPLLEVRDPAKPGHCDRCWLGLEDKRRLRDIGDGEIGLATKEVVA
- a CDS encoding ABC transporter permease, which encodes MVRFVVRRLISMVLVMFAISVLTFLIFQAIPNGDPAVRMAGRLATPEQIAQIRQSWGFDDPLWQQYLTTMEKIFSGEVISYTQQLNVLDQVKAALPATLSLSIGAGIIWLFFGVVFGLFSAIKAGRFTDRALTVLALIGVSTPVFLLGAVALYFLAFKITLFPNGGYVPLTEDPIDWLYHMILPWCVLSVLFIGVYSRVLRSNVLDTMSEDYVRTARAKGISEKRVMVRHVLRNSMIPIISLWSLDFAAVIGGGAILTESVFNLQGVGQYAAEAIQSLDVPPVLVVVMLGAFAVVILSAVTDVIFAFLDPRIRLTG